The Pseudocalidococcus azoricus BACA0444 genomic interval AGGCCTGATCCGCTTGGGTCTTTTTTTAGGCTTTATCAAACCAGGCCAGTCAAATTACAGCCACTGATCTCACCTATACCCCGAAACCCCAAGGGAATCCCGATGGCGTGATCATTGATTTCTGCCTGGGGACGATTACCCTGAAAACATCGGAATCCGAACCAGAGTCTGACGTTGATAGTCCCGCTGACCCTAGCCCCGATTTATACGATTTTCCAGGGTTAACCCGTGTCCATTTGAGCGCGCCTGCGATTAATTGGCAGCCGGATTTGCAAGGCCTGGAAACCACAATATTGCGCCGCCGTTCGACCCGTTCCTATACAGGAGGTTCAATCACCCAGGCCCAGTTGGCTCAAATCTTAGACTTTGCCTACCACCCCGAACATTATCAAGCCCAAGGATTAGATGCCGCCCCAGATTATTTTGGCCTGGACTTGATTAAGACTTTTGTCGCCATCTCAGGAGTGCAAGGGTTAGAAGCGGGATGTTATTACTACGCGCCCCAGTCCCAGGAACTCCGGCAAATTCGCTTCAAAAATTTCCGGGCCGAACTCCACCACCTCAGCTTAGGACAAGACTTAGGCCGAGATGCTGCTGCGGTTGTCTTTCAGACGGCCAACTTAGCCGCTGCTATTACCGCTCATGGGGAACGCGCCTATCGCTACCTCCACCTGGATGCGGGCCATTTAGGACAACGCTTAAACTTAGCAGCGATGCAGTTAAATTTAGGAGCCAGTGGCATTGCCGGATTTTTTGATGATCAGGTGAATGAAGTCTTGGGGATTCCGGTGGATGATGCCGTTTTGTATTTAACCACCTTGGGAGTTCCCGCCTAAAGCCCATGAAATTAACGACTCGTGGTCATTACAGTGTTAAAGCCTTGTTGGACTTAAGTTTGCGCCCTAATTTTGGCCCTGCTTCCGTACGCGAGATTGCCCAACGCCAAGACCTGCCAGCTCCCTACTTAGAAAAGTTATTGATTGCAATGCGCCGGGCTGGCCTGGTTCATTCCCTGCGCGGGTCTCAAGGTGGCTATCAATTGGCCCATCCCCCCAGCAACATCTCCCTTGGGCAAATCCTCCAGGCCGTCGGTGAATCGATCCAGCCCCTATTTTTAGAGGATGTCCCCCCAGATTTAGCTGCTGCGGATTGGGTCACAGTCAGCTTATGGAAACGCCTGCATCAAAAACTGCGCGAGGCACTATTTAATATTTCTCTAGAAGATTTATACTATGATGCCCGCAGTTGGCAAGCTGCCCAAGGAGAAAGTGCCAGTTTTGTCGTTTAAGATTTAAATGATCCAAAAATTCTCATCTCAGAGTTTGTATTGCATGACGCTAAAGCCTCTTTAAAGACCAGGTTTAGAGCGCGATGAATATATTCCGTCCATGATTCAGAAGTGGGTTCAAAGATGAGTGCATAAAGCATAATGCTACTCATAATGTCAAAAATTAAACCACTATCTAAATCTGGCTGAACTTCATCTCTGGCTTTTGCCCGATCTAGCACAACTGCAAAGGCTTCCCGTCGCGGTTTCATATATTTAGACCAGTATATTTTTGCAAACTGAGAATTACTCGAAGCACTGCTAATAATCATGGCAGCAGTTTGTCGTCCCAAAGGGTTGAGAGTAATCTGTGCTGCATTTTCAATTAATTGATCCAGATCACTCCAGAAATAACCTGTATCTGGAATGACAATATCTTGCCGAAAGCTCTCAATTGCATCTGCAACTAATTCTTCTTTAGTTCTGTAGCGACGATAGATGGTGGTTTTACCGACTCCCGCCCGGGCCGCAATTGCATCAATCCTGATCGCATCAAAACCAACTTCTCCTAGCAATTCAGTGGTCGCTTTCAAAATGGCCTGATGAGATTCAGCACTACGGGGCCTCCCCGGAGATTTTTTATTCATTCTGTCTCTGTATGTTAGGATTAATTACGAAACTAAGTCGTATCGAAATATCATGGGTAAACTTCCTTGTCCATCCTACATGGATAGAAATAGCACGCAAACGCTCCGGGAAGGGTTGGCAGAGTATTATGCGTCTAACCCCCATATCACGCCTCCCGATACTCAGCCACCCGAGTTTGCCAAAATCTTGCTGGCTCACGATGTTGGTCATGTCATTTATGGCTGTGATACAGGAATGTATGACGAACTGAAAATTTTGCCCCTATTTTGGTGGACAAGTGAGTGTACTTTTCAGCAGTTTCGGGAAATGAGAAGCACACCTGCCGTAGATGTGATGTACGATGACATGATCAAGGAGAAGGGGGTGCTTTGGCTTTATGGAGCCATTTTGAAAGTCCTGCCTTTACTTATTCCGGAACTCATCGCAACCTGGTTCAAAACTCGTAAGTGGCAAAAGCGCGTTCCTTTTCTCGAATTTGAGCCATTACTGGATCAATCTCTGTTACATATTCGGCAAGAGTTTGATTTACTGCAGTTTATTAAATAAGTATTTTGTGTAAAAATGATAATCTGTTAGCTCTAGAGAAAATGCTGAAACTCAAAATCTGTGGACTGACCCAGGCCCCGCAAGCTGTTGCCATTGCCCAACTCGGTGTCGATGCCATTGGGTTTATTTGTGTCCCCAGTTCTCCCCGCTATATTGCCCCAGGCCAGATCGGGAACATCATTACCCAACTCACCGAGTTTCCTCAGCTCTTAACGGTGGGAGTTTTTGCTAATGCAGAACTCGAGACTATCAATGATACTGTCAATACTTCCGGGATCAACACCATTCAACTTCACGGGCAAGAGTCACCAGAATTTGTGACAGCCATCAGAGCCAAATTTGCCAATCACACCTTAATCAAAGCCTTACGCATCAAAGATCAAGCCAGCTTAGACCAGGCCCAAGCCTATGCCCCTCTTGTTGATATTTTGCTCTTGGATGCCTATCATCCTGAACAACTCGGCGGTACCGGCCAGGCCTGGGATTGGAATTTACTCAGCCATTTTCAGCCCGAATGCCCCTGGTGGTTAGCAGGAGGATTAACCCCCAATAATGCCTCCTCTGCCATCGCTCAAACCCAACCTGATGGCATTGATTTATCCAGTGGCGTTGAACACTCTCCGGGCAATAAAGACTTGGCTAAAGTTCAGGCCCTAATGCGTGCTTTAGAGAACCCATTTGCCTTAATCCCCTTCTAACCGCGTTTCCAGGCCGACAAACCAGGATGAGCGCAGAATCCCCAAGGTTAGCCCCACGGGTAACACAACAAAAAAGCCAAGAATATTCGCAGCAAAGACAAATGCTTCCCCCGTAAAGAACCCCGCCTGCCATTGTT includes:
- a CDS encoding Rrf2 family transcriptional regulator — its product is MKLTTRGHYSVKALLDLSLRPNFGPASVREIAQRQDLPAPYLEKLLIAMRRAGLVHSLRGSQGGYQLAHPPSNISLGQILQAVGESIQPLFLEDVPPDLAAADWVTVSLWKRLHQKLREALFNISLEDLYYDARSWQAAQGESASFVV
- a CDS encoding TetR/AcrR family transcriptional regulator — its product is MNKKSPGRPRSAESHQAILKATTELLGEVGFDAIRIDAIAARAGVGKTTIYRRYRTKEELVADAIESFRQDIVIPDTGYFWSDLDQLIENAAQITLNPLGRQTAAMIISSASSNSQFAKIYWSKYMKPRREAFAVVLDRAKARDEVQPDLDSGLIFDIMSSIMLYALIFEPTSESWTEYIHRALNLVFKEALASCNTNSEMRIFGSFKS
- a CDS encoding phosphoribosylanthranilate isomerase, which gives rise to MLKLKICGLTQAPQAVAIAQLGVDAIGFICVPSSPRYIAPGQIGNIITQLTEFPQLLTVGVFANAELETINDTVNTSGINTIQLHGQESPEFVTAIRAKFANHTLIKALRIKDQASLDQAQAYAPLVDILLLDAYHPEQLGGTGQAWDWNLLSHFQPECPWWLAGGLTPNNASSAIAQTQPDGIDLSSGVEHSPGNKDLAKVQALMRALENPFALIPF